The Halorussus gelatinilyticus genome contains the following window.
ACCGCGTCAACCACTGCACGCTCGTCCCGGACACCGACGCCTACCGCGGGATGATCACGAAGGTCAACGACTACACCGCGTACGGCGAACCCAGCCAAGACGTGCTGGAGACGGTGCTCCGCAAGCGCGCCGAACCCGAAGAGGGCGACGCCCAAATCGACGACGAGTGGGTCGCGGACAACACCGACTACGACGACGTGAGCGACCTCGCGGCCGCACTGCTGGACGAGGAGACGACGCTGCGCGAGCAGGGTCTCTCCCCGGTCCTTCGGCTGCACCCGCCGCGCGGCGGTCACGACGGCATCAAGCACCCGACCAATGAGGGCGGGCAACTCGGCAAGCACGAGACCGAGGAAATCGACTCGCTCCTGAAGGCGATGCGATAACCATGACGGACAAGAAACGACGACAGCGCGGCTCCCGCACGCACGGCGGCGGTAGTCACAAGAACCGGCGCGGTGCCGGTCACCGCGGCGGTCGCGGACGCGCGGGTCGCGCCAAACACGAGTTCCACAACTACGAACCGCTCGGCAAGCACGGCTTCTCCCGACCGGACAAGGTTCAGGACGAGGTCCTGACCGTCACGGTCCAGAAGCTCGACGAGGACGCGGCCCTGCTGGCCGCCGACGGCGACGCCGAGGAGACCGACTTCGGTTACCGCCTCGACGCCCGCGACGTCGTCGAGGACGGCTGGGAGGCCGACGCCGTAAAGGTGCTCGGCGACGGGCAGGTCCGCAACCAGCTCGAAGTCACGGCCGACGCCTTCTCCGCGAGCGCGGTCGAACTCATCGAGGAAGAGGGCGGCGACGCCGTCCTGAGCGACCGCGCCGAGGAAGCCGACGACGAAGAAGCCGACGAGTCGGACGACGAGTAGTCGCGTTCCGCGCGGATTTTCGTTTTCGTTCTTTCGTGTCGTCACCGTCCGCGAGCCGACGGTGGCGAACTGAGTGAAACGCTTATAACTCCCCCTCTTCAATACGCACTATGACGTACGATACCGTCGTCTTCGACAACGACGGTGTCCTCGTCGGCCGGACGAGCTTCGAAGTCCTCCGCGATGCGACCCTGCGGACGTTCGAGAAGTTCGACGTGACCGACCCGGACCCCGATCACATCGACGACATGACCGTTGGGGCGACTCCAAGTCGCGTCAACGAGATCTGCACCGAGTACGACCTCACGCCGAAGACGTTCTGGAAGGCGCTTGACAGCACCTCCTCGCGCGCCCAGCAGATGGAGGCCCGCGAGGGGCGCAAGACGCCCTACGACGACATCCACACGCTCGCGGACTTGGACGCCTCGATGGGCATCGTCTCCTCGAACCAGCAGGAGACGGTGGACTTCCTCATCGAACACTTCGAGGTGGACCACCTCTTCGACACCGCGTACGGTCGCGAGGCGACCATCGAGAGCCTCGACCGTCGCAAGCCCAACTCCCACTACATCGACCGGGCGCTGGCCGACTTGGACGCCGACTCGGCGCTGTTCGTCGGCGACAACGAGTCGGACATCCGGGCCGCCGAGAACGCGGGCATCGACTCGGCGTTCATCCGGCGACCCCACCGCACGGACTGGGACCTGAACGTCTGGCCGACGTGGGACATCGAGTGTCTCGACGACCTCCACCGCATCTGTAGCGCCTGAGCCTCGTCGCCGACCTCGCTCGTGAGGCGGGTCGGCGAGAGCTATCAGTAGCGTTCGCCGACCCGCCCGTCGTCGCCGACGAGCAGGTCGTCGTCGGCCACCCCGAGTCGCTTGCCCGCAGTTTCGACCTCGTCGTCGGCCCGGCGGAGCCGTCCGGCCGCCCCGAGACCGAACCGCGGCATGTCGTTGTAGAGGCTCTCGTAGTCGTCGCCCTCGACCACGTACGTCTCGTGGAAGATGCCGACGTCGCCGGTCCCGGCGCTCGACTCGTTGTACGACGCCCACGCCGGGACGTGTTCCCGGTCGAGGTCCCGCGCGTAGGCTCGAAGCTCCTCGAAGGAGTCCCAATACTGCACCGAGACGAGGAGTCGCCATCCGAACAGGCTCTCGTGGTGTAGGAGACCGGACTCCGGGTCGGCGTCGAGTTCCCGGAGCATCCGGGGCATCGCCGCCGCCACCGGGAGCCACTTGTGGACCTTCCAGAGTCGGTTGAGGCGCATCCCGATGACGAACACGACGAACTCGCCGTCCAGTTGCGCAGTCGTTCGTTCGGCGCGGATTCGGCCATCGTCGGGCGTCTCGCGAGACGAATCGGTCATACACGGGGATTTATGCCGCTGGTCGATAGAGTTTGCACCAACATGTTGGGGACGGCGCGACGGAACGACGCGACGGCGAGCGGGGAGTCGCCGTGATTCGAGCGCGGTTCCGGATGGCGCTCCCCGAGGACGTTTGGATTTCGACGGTCTCGCGGTCGTTCCCGGACGCGACGTTTCGACTGCTCACCGGCGTTCCGGTCGAAGACCGAGCGATGGAACTGGGCGAAATCGTCGGCGACGAGGCGGTGTCGGCGAGCGAGGCGATTCGGTCCCACTCAGACGTCGTCGCGTACGACCCGCTCTACACCGCCGACGAGCGCACGCTCGCCCAGTACGAAGCGACCGACCAGCGACTCTACGACTTTCTGGGCCGGTCGTCGCTCCCGCCGGAGTTTCCGGTCGTCGTCACCGACGGGCGCTTCGAGTTCGACCTGACCGCGACCCGCGAGCAGTTCGAGGCGGTCGGAACCGCGCTGGACGAGAGTGCCTTCGACTACGACCTCTTGTCGGTGGTCGAGACCGACGACCAGACGGACAGTCGGACCGACCGAGAGGGCGGGCTAACCGGCCACGGCACCCTATTGACCGACCGCCAGCGAGAGTGTCTCGACGCCGCGCTCCGCAAGGGTTACTTCGAGGTGCCTCGCGAGTGTACGCTGGCCGACCTCGCGGAGACACTGGAAATCGACAAGTCCACCGCGAGCGAGATACTGCGCCGCGGCGAGCGTCGGATTCTCGGAGCGGTCCTCCTCGGGAACGACTGATGGCGAGAGCGCGCGAGCCCCGGACGTTGAGCCACGGCGTCACGAGAGTAGACCACGGCTATTCGAGCGGTTCCGGAGGCCGTGGCCGGTCGTAGGTCTCCCGGAGCGTGTCGGCGAACTGTCCGCCCTTGGCGAGCGCGATGGTGACGACGA
Protein-coding sequences here:
- the rpmD gene encoding 50S ribosomal protein L30, which encodes MKAVVQIRGEVDMTGTTQDTLKMLNLHRVNHCTLVPDTDAYRGMITKVNDYTAYGEPSQDVLETVLRKRAEPEEGDAQIDDEWVADNTDYDDVSDLAAALLDEETTLREQGLSPVLRLHPPRGGHDGIKHPTNEGGQLGKHETEEIDSLLKAMR
- a CDS encoding uL15m family ribosomal protein yields the protein MTDKKRRQRGSRTHGGGSHKNRRGAGHRGGRGRAGRAKHEFHNYEPLGKHGFSRPDKVQDEVLTVTVQKLDEDAALLAADGDAEETDFGYRLDARDVVEDGWEADAVKVLGDGQVRNQLEVTADAFSASAVELIEEEGGDAVLSDRAEEADDEEADESDDE
- a CDS encoding HAD family hydrolase, whose protein sequence is MTYDTVVFDNDGVLVGRTSFEVLRDATLRTFEKFDVTDPDPDHIDDMTVGATPSRVNEICTEYDLTPKTFWKALDSTSSRAQQMEAREGRKTPYDDIHTLADLDASMGIVSSNQQETVDFLIEHFEVDHLFDTAYGREATIESLDRRKPNSHYIDRALADLDADSALFVGDNESDIRAAENAGIDSAFIRRPHRTDWDLNVWPTWDIECLDDLHRICSA
- a CDS encoding DUF4188 domain-containing protein gives rise to the protein MTDSSRETPDDGRIRAERTTAQLDGEFVVFVIGMRLNRLWKVHKWLPVAAAMPRMLRELDADPESGLLHHESLFGWRLLVSVQYWDSFEELRAYARDLDREHVPAWASYNESSAGTGDVGIFHETYVVEGDDYESLYNDMPRFGLGAAGRLRRADDEVETAGKRLGVADDDLLVGDDGRVGERY
- a CDS encoding helix-turn-helix domain-containing protein, with translation MHQHVGDGATERRDGERGVAVIRARFRMALPEDVWISTVSRSFPDATFRLLTGVPVEDRAMELGEIVGDEAVSASEAIRSHSDVVAYDPLYTADERTLAQYEATDQRLYDFLGRSSLPPEFPVVVTDGRFEFDLTATREQFEAVGTALDESAFDYDLLSVVETDDQTDSRTDREGGLTGHGTLLTDRQRECLDAALRKGYFEVPRECTLADLAETLEIDKSTASEILRRGERRILGAVLLGND